From one Sciurus carolinensis chromosome 9, mSciCar1.2, whole genome shotgun sequence genomic stretch:
- the N6amt1 gene encoding methyltransferase N6AMT1 isoform X2 codes for MRLANVQRISLLARVEICLEVGSGSGVVSAFLASVIGPQALYMCTDINPNAAACTLETARCNNVHIQPVITDLVKGLLPRLKEKVDLLVFNPPYVVTPPEEVGSHGIEAAWAGGRNGREVMDRFFPLASDLLSPRGLFYLVTIKENNPEDILKTLKAKGLQGTTALSRQAGQETLSILKFTKS; via the exons ATGCGCCTAGCTAACGTGCAAAGGATTTCTCTCTTAGCCAG AGTGGAAATATGCCTTGAAGTTGGATCAGGATCTGGAGTGGTGTCTGCATTCTTAGCCTCTGTGATAGGACCTCAGgctttgtacat gtGCACTGATATCAACCCCAATGCAGCAGCTTGTACCCTGGAAACAGCACGCTGTAACAATGTCCACATTCAACCAGTAATTACAGATTTG GTCAAAGGCTTGTTACCAAGACTGAAGGAAAAAGTTGATCTTCTGGTGTTCAATCCCCCCTATGTTGTGACTCCACCTGAAGAG GTGGGAAGTCACGGAATAGAAGCAGCTTGGGCTGGTGGCAGAAATGGACGAGAAGTCATGGATAGATTCTTTCCACTGGCATCAGACCTCCTTTCCCCAAGAGGATTATTCTATTTAGTtaccataaaagaaaacaatccag aagacattttgaaaacattgaaGGCAAAAGGTCTACAAGGGACCACTGCACTTTCTAGACAGGCAGGCCAAGAAACCCTTTCCATTCTCAAGTTCACCAAGTCCTAA
- the N6amt1 gene encoding methyltransferase N6AMT1 isoform X1 codes for MAAPRFPTPLYGHVGRGAFSDVYEPAEDTFLLLDALEAAAADLAGVEICLEVGSGSGVVSAFLASVIGPQALYMCTDINPNAAACTLETARCNNVHIQPVITDLVKGLLPRLKEKVDLLVFNPPYVVTPPEEVGSHGIEAAWAGGRNGREVMDRFFPLASDLLSPRGLFYLVTIKENNPEDILKTLKAKGLQGTTALSRQAGQETLSILKFTKS; via the exons ATGGCGGCGCCGAGGTTCCCCACGCCGCTCTATGGGCACGTCGGTCGCGGCGCGTTCAGCGACGTGTACGAGCCCGCGGAGGACACATTCCTGCTGCTGGACGCACTCGAGGCGGCGGCAGCGGACCTGGCGGG AGTGGAAATATGCCTTGAAGTTGGATCAGGATCTGGAGTGGTGTCTGCATTCTTAGCCTCTGTGATAGGACCTCAGgctttgtacat gtGCACTGATATCAACCCCAATGCAGCAGCTTGTACCCTGGAAACAGCACGCTGTAACAATGTCCACATTCAACCAGTAATTACAGATTTG GTCAAAGGCTTGTTACCAAGACTGAAGGAAAAAGTTGATCTTCTGGTGTTCAATCCCCCCTATGTTGTGACTCCACCTGAAGAG GTGGGAAGTCACGGAATAGAAGCAGCTTGGGCTGGTGGCAGAAATGGACGAGAAGTCATGGATAGATTCTTTCCACTGGCATCAGACCTCCTTTCCCCAAGAGGATTATTCTATTTAGTtaccataaaagaaaacaatccag aagacattttgaaaacattgaaGGCAAAAGGTCTACAAGGGACCACTGCACTTTCTAGACAGGCAGGCCAAGAAACCCTTTCCATTCTCAAGTTCACCAAGTCCTAA